Proteins encoded by one window of Microplitis mediator isolate UGA2020A chromosome 1, iyMicMedi2.1, whole genome shotgun sequence:
- the LOC130673403 gene encoding A disintegrin and metalloproteinase with thrombospondin motifs like, with product MTEVIFLCAVLGVLLQGVHLSEAEINNVKAKHVTARFGDDIMSWLTLDEGVLATENTPVYGLVEEPKVSVNQPGYQIIEHKDAMKNIIAYWRKNKPDAFTTPSNNKAPKANQEQSTVVKNKIPGEPARPKNVTEINEEISQMLKMNHWKSNIKCQIIRTTSKPYPSIVYPEIFVIVDNALFKKLGSNVRDVVTHVLAYWNGVDMLFRNLESPKFRFNIKAILIVEVPTSFPKLEYIPERIHPDQVILILGRWLYRYQRAFPIDSYDIAVLMTSNMLYASETRWRYTGKSYLGGACKTLHELELVAKTISVGETHLFLTIPYMAHQLGYSLGAFNYELDEECPWQYETEWSQCNLDGLTQSFATDNLSCLYNEIQEQGTAIPRLLPGKLFEPKKNCDDLQSNTTFIKYEDNCTKFNCWHQPRSDGSQSGVEYNHGLFDGTSCGQGKICLLGKCVQENLMN from the exons atgaccGAAGTAATTTTTCTCTGTGCAGTTCTTGGAGTTCTGTTGCAAggg gtTCATTTATCTGAAgctgaaataaataatgttaaagCGAAACATGTTACAGCACGTTTTGGCGATGATATTATGTCATGGCTTACTCTTGATGAGGGAGTTTTAGCAACGGAAAATACTCCTGTGTATGGTTTAGTAGAAGAGCCAAAAGTTTCTGTGAACCAACCTGGATATCAAATTATTGAGCATAAAGAC gccatgaaaaatattattgcatACTGGCGTAAAAACAAACCTGATGCATTTACTACACCCAGTAATAATAAAGCTCCCAAAGCTAATCAAGAAcag agcactgtagttaaaaataaaattcctggAGAACCTGCTCGACCCAAAAATGTGACGGAAATAAACGAGGAAATTTCCCAAATGCTGAAGATGAACCATTGgaaatcaaatataaaatgtC AAATAATTCGGACTACATCAAAGCCATATCCCAGTATAGTATATCCTGAGATTTTTGTAATTGTCGACAATGCGCTATTCAAAAAATTGGGCAGCAATGTGCGTGATGTTGTCACACATGTTTTAGCATATTGGAACGGCGTAGACATGTTGTTTCGTAATCTCGAGAGTCCAAAGTTTCGATTCAATATTAAAGCAATTCTTATAGTTgag GTCCCAACCAGTTTTCCAAAATTAGAATACATTCCAGAACGTATACATCCTGATCAAGTAATATTGATACTTGGCAGATGGTTGTACCGGTACCAAAGAGCATTTCCAATTGATAGTTACGATATCGCTGTTTTAATGACATC CAATATGTTGTATGCAAGCGAAACCAGATGGAGATATACTGGTAAATCATATTTAGGAGGGGCATGTAAAACTTTACACGAATTAGAACTCGTTGCCAAGACAATATCTGTTGGGGAAACTCATCTATTTTTGACTATTCCTTACATGGCTCATCAACTAGGATATTC GCTTGGAGCTTTCAATTATGAACTCGATGAGGAATGCCCGTGGCAATATGAAACGGAATGGTCACAGTGCAATTTGGATGGTTTAACTCAATCATTtgc TACGGATAATCTTAGCTGTTTATACAACGAAATTCAAGAGCAAGGTACCGCAATTCCGAGATTATTACCTGGAAAATTGttcgaaccaaaaaaaaattgtgatgaCCTACAATCGAACACAACTTTCATAAAGTACGAGGATAATTGCACAAAATTCAATTGTTGGCATCAGCCAAGGAGTGATGGCAGTCAATCCGGAGTAGAGTATAATCATGGGCTTTTTGATGGGACTAGTTGTGGTCAAGGTAAAATTTGTCTCCTTGGAAAATGTGTGCAAGAAAATCTCATGAATTAA